A part of Fibrobacter sp. genomic DNA contains:
- a CDS encoding TIGR02147 family protein codes for MKPVFEYLDYRDFLKDHYDHNKKNRFFSFRYIAAKTGIDASLYAKILNKQRHISTAKVAELCDFLKLKRTEKKYFELLVRFNRAKTTEETRLYFEKMLSLRDSPAVLLEKDKYDYFLNWYNAALRDLIKIIPFTGDYKDLARRLCPEITEVQTKKSVQLLEKLGLIFRDSDGVWRLTDDFIRTDGKMAALAVRSFQKEMCRLGMESIERIPKEQRDISTITVSSSKACMELIRERLAEFRREILQIISEDEGMEEVYQLNFQVFPLTCNKWKKE; via the coding sequence GTGAAACCTGTTTTTGAATACCTGGACTACAGAGATTTTCTTAAAGATCACTATGATCATAACAAGAAAAACCGTTTCTTCTCCTTTCGTTATATTGCTGCGAAAACAGGTATAGATGCCAGCCTGTATGCAAAGATCTTAAACAAACAGCGACATATAAGTACTGCTAAAGTGGCTGAACTTTGTGACTTTTTAAAACTGAAGAGAACAGAAAAGAAGTATTTTGAACTTCTGGTCCGTTTCAACAGGGCCAAAACGACCGAGGAAACCAGGCTCTATTTTGAAAAAATGCTATCTTTACGGGACTCACCTGCGGTTCTGCTGGAAAAAGATAAATACGATTATTTTCTGAACTGGTATAATGCTGCACTAAGGGATCTGATCAAGATCATACCATTTACGGGAGATTATAAGGACCTTGCCCGTCGTTTATGCCCTGAGATAACTGAAGTACAGACAAAAAAATCGGTACAGCTTCTTGAGAAGCTTGGCTTGATATTCAGAGACAGCGATGGTGTATGGCGATTGACTGATGATTTTATCAGAACCGATGGTAAAATGGCGGCTTTAGCAGTGAGATCTTTTCAGAAAGAGATGTGCCGGCTGGGGATGGAGTCAATTGAAAGGATTCCAAAAGAGCAGCGTGATATTTCAACAATCACTGTAAGCAGTTCTAAAGCCTGTATGGAACTGATCAGGGAAAGACTGGCTGAATTCAGAAGAGAGATTCTGCAGATAATCTCTGAGGATGAGGGTATGGAGGAGGTCTATCAGTTGAACTTCCAGGTCTTCCCGCTTACCTGCAACAAATGGAAAAAAGAATGA
- a CDS encoding cellulase family glycosylhydrolase translates to MGFVNAKRFLFLCVLLTSFSAVFGQLPGFRVVGRQLFDRCGEEVVLRGINKMIVWTDINGTSFPEIAKTGANCVRIVWVTTGDVDKFDKAIAACYANQMIPMVELHDATGEWSKLSAMVDWWVKPEVVSVIQKHEEYLLVNIANECGNQVSNNDFKSGYTEAVTRMRTAGIHVPLVIDGAGWGKDIDILQAVGPELITADPDHNLLFSVHMWWIPEWGYSDQMIKDEIAQSVQMNLPLIVGEFGNTAAACTGVINYKLIMEECQKNGIGWLAWSWGPGNSDCPSMDMTEDSKFETLRDWGLEVAVTDPNSIKNTSVRPKSIVDGACEGSSATRFSVSVIPSGRGIVTISPNKAIVDSGTVITLTAVPDENNEFLNWSGSAEGSENPLSITVTENLNITAAFTNNGPSVGAELVANGDFSAGEEGWEFWAGEGAEGTFSVINGEAAITMTKDGDEGWKGQIKFVGIDISQGKTYLVSFKARASEPYDLQTNIGLNEEPWTTYSGYKTFTVGTEMDSFSFEFTMSLADDRNSRIVFDLGTFAGNLYLDDVSIKTLGGSSIERGIAAKRAWAVKPITVLSRGSGKFTITTASNINGTFELLDISGKCVARLNPGRYNAGSHNLSFNTSNLSSGAFFIRFSNPDMQFCTRVVNILR, encoded by the coding sequence ATGGGGTTTGTAAATGCAAAAAGATTCCTCTTCTTATGTGTTCTTTTGACCTCTTTTTCTGCCGTTTTCGGACAGCTTCCCGGTTTCAGGGTAGTAGGCAGGCAGCTTTTTGACCGCTGTGGAGAAGAGGTTGTACTCCGGGGCATTAACAAGATGATAGTCTGGACAGATATAAATGGAACCAGTTTCCCTGAAATTGCCAAAACCGGAGCTAACTGCGTCAGAATAGTCTGGGTCACCACAGGTGATGTTGATAAGTTCGATAAGGCCATAGCTGCCTGTTATGCAAACCAGATGATTCCCATGGTAGAGCTGCACGATGCAACAGGGGAGTGGAGTAAGCTCTCAGCAATGGTTGATTGGTGGGTCAAGCCCGAAGTCGTCAGTGTTATTCAGAAACATGAAGAGTATCTTCTGGTCAACATTGCAAACGAGTGCGGAAACCAGGTCTCAAATAACGATTTCAAGTCCGGATACACAGAGGCAGTTACCAGGATGCGCACAGCAGGAATACATGTACCACTGGTAATCGATGGTGCGGGGTGGGGAAAAGACATAGATATCCTGCAGGCGGTAGGACCAGAGCTTATCACCGCTGATCCTGACCACAACCTTCTCTTCTCTGTTCACATGTGGTGGATTCCGGAATGGGGTTACAGCGATCAGATGATCAAGGACGAAATCGCTCAATCGGTGCAGATGAACCTGCCATTGATTGTGGGAGAATTCGGAAATACAGCCGCTGCCTGTACCGGTGTTATTAACTACAAACTCATTATGGAGGAGTGCCAGAAAAACGGGATAGGGTGGCTTGCCTGGTCATGGGGACCCGGCAACAGTGACTGTCCATCGATGGACATGACAGAAGACAGCAAATTTGAAACACTCCGCGACTGGGGCCTTGAAGTGGCGGTAACTGACCCCAACAGCATCAAAAACACCTCCGTAAGGCCAAAGTCAATAGTAGATGGTGCGTGTGAAGGAAGCAGTGCAACAAGGTTCAGCGTTTCTGTTATCCCCTCAGGACGGGGAATTGTCACCATTTCCCCAAATAAGGCTATTGTCGATTCGGGAACAGTAATCACCCTTACGGCAGTCCCCGATGAGAACAACGAGTTTTTAAACTGGAGCGGAAGTGCCGAAGGATCAGAGAACCCCCTTAGCATCACAGTAACCGAAAATCTTAACATAACGGCTGCTTTCACAAACAACGGTCCCTCAGTTGGAGCTGAACTGGTCGCAAACGGTGATTTTTCCGCAGGTGAAGAGGGATGGGAGTTCTGGGCTGGAGAAGGAGCAGAAGGAACCTTCTCTGTAATAAACGGCGAGGCTGCCATCACAATGACTAAAGATGGTGACGAGGGATGGAAAGGACAGATCAAATTCGTCGGAATTGATATCTCTCAGGGAAAAACTTACCTGGTTTCATTCAAAGCCAGAGCCTCAGAACCCTATGATTTACAGACAAATATCGGATTAAACGAAGAGCCATGGACTACATATTCCGGATACAAAACATTTACCGTAGGCACAGAGATGGATTCATTCTCATTCGAATTTACGATGAGTCTCGCTGATGACCGCAATTCCAGAATCGTCTTTGATTTAGGGACTTTTGCCGGAAATCTCTACCTGGATGATGTCAGCATAAAAACGCTAGGCGGAAGCAGTATCGAAAGAGGCATAGCAGCTAAACGGGCATGGGCAGTAAAGCCCATCACGGTTCTCTCCAGAGGAAGCGGGAAATTTACAATCACCACAGCGTCAAACATAAACGGCACATTTGAGCTGCTTGACATTTCCGGAAAGTGTGTAGCAAGATTGAATCCTGGTAGATACAATGCCGGATCACACAACCTGAGTTTCAATACATCCAATCTCTCCTCTGGAGCGTTTTTCATCCGTTTTTCCAATCCCGACATGCAGTTCTGCACACGGGTGGTGAATATCCTCAGATGA
- a CDS encoding HEAT repeat domain-containing protein has translation MDIESAHKNLFSPDDSTVTQSLQVLGSEGTLSDLSSMLVLLKCTSGSLKKATSESIMQLIRENLIACFNDLGINVRQKLGKILQSLDSPVVDELGKDIFCENERRRLRAVQILGLLENNPRIKSILVKLIHDIDEKIRATAIIILGKITAQNDHDILLSLLSDNDKRVRANTIEALEITGNKRLIPILLRFRKDPVNRIRGNTLKALYNLGYTGIEQDLMEMLKDKDEFMRASALWVVTQIKLSKPDFEDISASYLLAESSMLRSNALKALKTLNTPRSIGYLKYMALPKEVFLPEN, from the coding sequence ATGGATATAGAATCTGCACATAAAAATCTCTTTTCCCCGGACGATTCAACGGTAACACAAAGTCTTCAGGTACTTGGTTCTGAGGGAACCTTGTCGGATTTATCATCCATGCTGGTTCTTCTGAAATGCACTAGCGGTTCTCTGAAGAAGGCCACCTCGGAATCTATCATGCAGTTGATCAGGGAAAACCTTATAGCCTGCTTTAATGATCTTGGTATAAATGTCAGGCAGAAGCTGGGGAAAATATTGCAATCTCTGGACTCTCCAGTAGTTGATGAGCTCGGTAAAGATATATTCTGTGAGAACGAAAGGCGGCGACTCAGAGCCGTTCAGATACTGGGCCTTCTTGAGAATAATCCCAGAATCAAATCTATTCTTGTCAAATTGATACACGATATCGATGAAAAAATTCGCGCCACCGCAATAATCATTCTTGGAAAAATCACCGCCCAGAACGATCATGACATTCTCCTCTCCCTGCTGAGCGACAACGATAAGAGGGTCCGAGCCAACACAATCGAGGCTCTTGAGATTACCGGGAACAAACGACTGATCCCGATTCTACTTCGTTTTCGTAAAGACCCGGTCAACCGTATCCGCGGAAACACTCTCAAAGCTCTTTACAACCTGGGATATACCGGTATAGAACAGGATCTCATGGAGATGCTGAAAGATAAAGATGAATTCATGAGAGCATCGGCACTGTGGGTAGTGACCCAGATAAAGCTGAGCAAACCTGACTTTGAAGATATATCCGCATCTTACCTTTTAGCAGAAAGCAGTATGTTGAGATCTAATGCATTAAAGGCCCTGAAAACATTGAATACTCCTCGTTCGATTGGATACCTGAAGTATATGGCGCTGCCGAAGGAGGTGTTTTTGCCGGAGAATTAG